A genomic region of Nymphaea colorata isolate Beijing-Zhang1983 chromosome 2, ASM883128v2, whole genome shotgun sequence contains the following coding sequences:
- the LOC116247133 gene encoding BURP domain-containing protein 5-like yields MAYKWSHHPLEKDQRSHSSLIQYHQSLHSPSAAMAMTLFYLLSIVLLGGTRGSSSSGEMSPEAYWKRLLPRTPIPDYLQPFLPKDLTGGVEKKAYVPVLDQCKVYVAWRFGVTPEELKALHDTEFLFLPENLKPRSKTKKLDFVKKEREGREWHAFLPRRTAEAFPFSVSKLDGILKYFSIEPTSRAARDMKETLETCELEANEGESRYCATSLESMVDFAISQLKTNDVKLLSTSIIDKGTAAKGRVYTVQKGVTEFPYKDSVVCHVLGYPYAVFYCHKTVNTSSYVLPLVAEEDGSRVDAGAVCHTETSSWNPKHAAFQTLGVKPGAPMCHFLSYGHFAWVANSAP; encoded by the exons ATGGCCTATAAATGGAGTCACCACCCCTTGGAGAAAGATCAGAGATCACACTCCTCTCTCATCCAATATCATCAATCCCTCCATTCTCCATCCGCCGCAATGGCCATGACACTTTTCTACTTGCTCTCCATTGTTCTG CTTGGAGGCACGCGCGGAAGCAGCAGCAGTGGGGAGATGAGTCCAGAGGCTTATTGGAAAAGATTGCTTCCCAGAACTCCGATTCCAGATTATCTGCAGCCCTTTCTTCCTAAAG ACTTGACGGGCGGTGTTGAAAAGAAGGCATACGTCCCTGTGCTGGATCAGTGCAAGGTATATGTCGCATGGAGGTTCGGCGTAACCCCGGAGGAGCTCAAGGCTCTGCACGACACCGAATTTCTTTTCTTGCCAGAGAATCTGAAGCCCCGCAGCAAGACCAAGAAGCTGGACTTTgtcaagaaggaaagagaaggcCGCGAATGGCACGCTTTCTTGCCGCGCAGAACGGCTGAGGCCTTCCCCTTTTCTGTCTCGAAGCTCGACGGCATCCTGAAATACTTCTCCATAGAGCCCACTTCTAGAGCTGCGAGGGACATGAAAGAAACACTGGAGACCTGTGAGTTAGAAGCCAATGAGGGAGAGAGTAGATACTGCGCGACGTCCCTGGAGTCCATGGTCGATTTCGCCATCTCCCAACTCAAAACGAACGACGTTAAACTACTTTCCACGTCAATAATCGACAAAGGAACAGCAGCCAAAGGCAGGGTGTACACCGTCCAGAAGGGTGTAACTGAGTTCCCATATAAGGATTCAGTAGTCTGCCACGTATTGGGATATCCGTATGCGGTGTTCTACTGCCACAAGACCGTGAACACCAGTTCCTATGTCTTGCCTTTGGTGGCTGAGGAAGATGGGAGCAGAGTTGATGCAGGGGCTGTGTGCCACACTGAGACCTCTTCATGGAACCCAAAGCACGCTGCCTTCCAGACATTGGGAGTGAAGCCTGGAGCTCCCATGTGCCACTTCCTTTCTTATGGCCACTTTGCTTGGGTTGCAAACTCTGCGCCATGA